In Leguminivora glycinivorella isolate SPB_JAAS2020 chromosome 11, LegGlyc_1.1, whole genome shotgun sequence, a single window of DNA contains:
- the LOC125231016 gene encoding ice-structuring glycoprotein-like, giving the protein MRIIYLLLIVAVCAVSAKYLPYETNPLSRSLLSTHDDDSSSSSEAKEDESEVDSRESRIQEENLKRLEKIEKERRKQHEKQVEHERKQQEREAEQQRKQAEHERKLQEKQAERQRKEQERLEKEKRKEEEKALKAEKKRAEEERKRQEKIQKQLEKLEKETLEKEQNFQEAIESAEQDVDLDDIWKIYVYEKYGLTALSTGLERKAALSRFFTEELGLNATSTKSERRQAITNFVQTKIYEDVATLTAWRNHLELYLNAITVQAVRAELEKKVEKLENKTALLQTVAAPWTATAQQEIDEKKTLLQSVAQLLSNLLPNWVLAESSANGVGASGAINPADNGAGAAASVVPAGSAPAGPAGSAPAGPAGSAPAGPAGSAPAGPAGSAPAGPAGSAPAGLAGPAPAGPAGPAPAGPAGVDAAGPAGSDAAAPAGPAGSASAGPAGADAAAPAGPTGADAAAPAGPAGADAAGPAGSDAAAPAGPAGSAPAGPAGADAAGSDAAAPAGPAGSAPASPTGADAAGPAGSDATAPAGPAGSAPAGPAGAEAAGPAGSDAAAPAGPAGSAPAGPSGADAAGPAGSDAAAPAGPAGADAAGPASSDAAVPAGPAGSAPAGPAGADAAGPAGSDAAAPAGPAGSAPADPAGADAAAPAGPAGADAAGPAGSAPAGPASANAAAPAGPTGADAAVPADAAASAAPADAAAPADAATSADAAAPADAAAPADAAAPADAAAPADAVAPADAAAPADAAAPADAAGPADAAAPADAAAPADAAVPADAAAPADAAAPAAPADTAAPADTAASADAAAPADAAAPADAAAPADAAAPADAAAPADAAASADVAAPADASAPADAAAPADAAAPADAAAPADAAAPADAAPADAVAPADAAAPADAAAPADAAAPADAAASSDAAAPAGAAAPADAAAPADAAAPADASAPADAAAPADAAAPADAAAPADAAAPADAAAPADAAAPADAAAPADAAAPADAAAPAGAAAPADAAAPADAAAPLTLLPPLTPLLPLMLLPPLMPLLPLTLLPPLTLLPPLTLVPPLTLLRLLMLLLRLMLLLPLTLLPPLTLLPLLMPLLRLMLLFPLTLLPPLTLLPLLMPLLRLMLLLPLTLLSPLTLLPPLTPLLLLMPQPPLTLLLQLMPLLPLTLLFLLSLTAPLQQLMPQLLMQLHLSPLLPLKILLLALIPLWHLRLPPRLHRLKVPGLNPLLLKTLAL; this is encoded by the exons ATGAGGATCATATATTTACTACTAATC GTAGCCGTCTGTGCAGTAAGTGCGAAATACTTACCTTACGAAACGAATCCACTTTCAAGGTCTCTATTATCCACACATGATGATGATTCTTCATCATCCTCAGAGGCTAAAGAAGATGAAAGTGAAGTGGATTCTAGGGAAAGCAGAATTCAGGAAGAAAACCTGAAGAGActagaaaaaattgaaaaggaaAGGAGAAAACAACATGAAAAGCAAGTTGAACACGAACGTAAACAGCAAGAAAGAGAAGCTGAACAACAGCGTAAACAAGCTGAACACGAACGTAAACTACAAGAGAAGCAGGCTGAACGTCAACGCAAAGAGCAAGAACGTTTAGAAAAAGAAAAGCGCAAAGAAGAAGAGAAAGCCCTGAAGGCCGAGAAGAAACGGGCAGAAGAAGAACGTAAACGTCAAGAAAAGATTCAGAAACAATTAGAGAAATTAGAAAAGGAAACTCTTGAAAAAGAACAGAACTTCCAGGAAGCCATCGAATCGGCTGAACAAGACGTCGACCTCGATGATATCTGGAAGATCTATGTTTACGAAAAGTATGGTCTAACTGCACTCAGCACCGGTCTTGAAAGGAAAGCAGCGCTGAGCAGATTCTTCACGGAAGAGCTGGGCTTGAATGCAACCAGCACTAAGAGCGAGAGGCGCCAAGCTATCACAAACTTTGTTCAGACCAAGATCTACGAAGATGTTGCCACGCTTACTGCCTGGAGGAACCATTTGGAGTTATACTTGAACGCAATAACCGTCCAAGCTGTACGAGCGGAGCTAGAAAAGAAAGTTGAAAAACTGGAAAACAAGACGGCTTTATTGCAAACCGTGGCTGCACCCTGGACAGCGACGGCACAACAGGAAATCGATGAGAAGAAAACTTTACTCCAGTCTGTTGCTCAGCTGTTGTCAAATCTTCTACCGAACTGGGTACTCGCTGAGTCGTCTGCAAATGGCGTAGGTGCTAGTGGTGCTATCAACCCCGCTGATAATGGTGCAGGAGCTGCTGCTTCTGTTGTTCCTGCTGGATCTGCCCCTGCTGGCCCCGCTGGCTCTGCCCCTGCTGGTCCCGCAGGTTCTGCCCCTGCTGGTCCCGCAGGTTCTGCCCCTGCTGGCCCCGCTGGCTCTGCCCCTGCTGGCCCCGCTGGCTCTGCCCCTGCTGGCCTCGCTGGCCCTGCCCCTGCTGGCCCCGCTGGCCCTGCCCCTGCTGGCCCCGCTGGCGTTGACGCTGCTGGCCCCGCTGGCTCTGACGCTGCTGCTCCTGCTGGCCCCGCTGGCTCTGCCTCTGCTGGCCCCGCTGGCGCTGACGCTGCTGCCCCTGCTGGCCCCACTGGTGCTGACGCAGCTGCCCCTGCTGGCCCCGCTGGCGCTGACGCTGCTGGCCCCGCTGGCTCTGACGCTGCTGCCCCTGCTGGACCCGCTGGCTCTGCCCCTGCTGGCCCCGCTGGCGCTGACGCTGCTGGCTCTGACGCTGCTGCCCCTGCTGGACCCGCTGGCTCTGCACCTGCTAGCCCCACTGGCGCTGATGCTGCTGGCCCTGCTGGTTCTGACGCTACTGCCCCTGCTGGCCCCGCTGGCTCTGCCCCTGCTGGCCCCGCTGGCGCTGAAGCTGCTGGCCCTGCTGGTTCTGACGCTGCTGCCCCTGCTGGCCCCGCTGGCTCTGCCCCTGCTGGCCCCTCTGGCGCTGACGCTGCTGGCCCTGCTGGCTCTGACGCTGCTGCCCCTGCTGGCCCCGCTGGCGCTGACGCTGCTGGCCCTGCTAGCTCTGACGCTGCTGTCCCTGCTGGCCCCGCCGGCTCTGCCCCTGCTGGCCCCGCTGGCGCTGACGCTGCTGGCCCTGCTGGCTCTGACGCTGCTGCCCCTGCTGGCCCCGCTGGCTCTGCCCCTGCTGACCCCGCTGGCGCTGACGCTGCTGCCCCTGCTGGCCCCGCTGGCGCTGACGCTGCTGGCCCCGCTGGCTCTGCCCCTGCTGGCCCCGCTAGCGCTAACGCCGCTGCCCCTGCTGGCCCCACTGGCGCTGACGCTGCTGTCCCCGCTGACGCTGCTGCCTCCGCTGCTCCGGCTGATGCCGCTGCCCCTGCTGACGCTGCTACCTCCGCTGATGCCGCTGCTCCGGCTGATGCTGCTGCCCCTGCTGATGCTGCTGCCCCTGCTGACGCTGCTGCTCCGGCTGATGCTGTTGCTCCCGCTGACGCGGCAGCCCCCGCTGACGCTGCTGCGCCCGCTGACGCCGCTGGTCCGGCTGATGCCGCTGCTCCCGCTGACGCTGCTGCCCCCGCTGATGCCGCTGTACCGGCTGATGCTGCTGCTCCCGCTGACGCAGCTGCCCCCGCTGCTCCGGCTGATACCGCTGCCCCTGCTGACACTGCTGCCTCTGCTGATGCCGCTGCTCCGGCTGATGCTGCTGCCCCTGCTGATGCTGCTGCCCCTGCTGATGCCGCTGCTCCGGCTGATGCTGCTGCTCCCGCTGACGCGGCTGCCTCCGCTGACGTTGCTGCGCCCGCTGATGCGTCTGCTCCGGCTGATGCTGCTGCTCCCGCTGACGCGGCTGCCCCCGCTGACGCTGCTGCGCCCGCTGATGCCGCTGCTCCGGCTGATGCTGCTCCTGCTGACGCGGTTGCCCCCGCTGACGCTGCTGCCCCCGCTGATGCCGCTGCTCCGGCTGATGCTGCTGCCCCCGCTGACGCTGCTGCGTCCTCTGACGCCGCTGCTCCGGCTGGTGCTGCTGCTCCCGCTGACGCGGCTGCCCCCGCTGACGCCGCTGCTCCCGCTGATGCTTCTGCCCCCGCTGATGCCGCTGCTCCCGCTGATGCTGCTGCCCCCGCTGACGCTGCTGCGCCCGCTGACGCCGCTGCTCCCGCTGATGCTGCTGCCCCCGCTGATGCCGCTGCTCCCGCTGACGCGGCTGCCCCCGCTGACGCTGCTGCGCCCGCAGACGCCGCTGCTCCAGCTGGTGCTGCTGCTCCCGCTGACGCGGCTGCCCCTGCCGACGCTGCTGCCCCGCTGACGCTGCTGCCCCCGCTGACGCCGCTGCTCCCGCTGATGCTGCTGCCCCCGCTGATGCCGCTGCTCCCGCTGACGCTGCTGCCCCCGCTGACGCTGCTGCCCCCGCTGACGCTGGTGCCCCCACTGACGCTGCTGCGCCTGCTGATGCTGCTGCTCCGGCTGATGCTGCTGCTCCCGCTGACGCTGCTGCCCCCGCTGACGCTGCTGCCCCTGCTGATGCCGCTGCTCCGGCTGATGCTACTGTTCCCGCTGACGCTGCTGCCCCCGCTGACGCTGCTGCCCCTGCTGATGCCGCTGCTCCGGCTGATGCTGCTGCTCCCGCTGACGCTGCTATCCCCGCTAACGCTGCTGCCCCCGCTGACGCCGCTGCTCCTGCTGATGCCGCAGCCCCCGCTGACGCTGCTGCTCCAGCTGATGCCGCTGCTCCCGTTGACGTTGCTGTTCCTGCTGTCACTGACGGCTCCGCTTCAGCAACTGATGCCGCAACTTCTGATGCAGCTGCATCTGAGCCCGCTGCTACCACTGAAAATATTGTTGCTGGCGCTGATACCACTTTGGCACCTGAGGCTGCCACCGAGGCTTCACCGTCTGAAGGTTCCGGGGCTGAACCCGCTGCTGTTGAAAACGCTGGCATTGTAA